From a single Intestinibaculum porci genomic region:
- the tnpC gene encoding IS66 family transposase: protein MSYADLIAVALKYYEECCGLRAELDELKNTFSYTADELKKVKAECEDLVIRVNTLNHENTRLQNQTDELKKNRFGRKSEKMNGKIHDDEFSDPLSEEMNESDCDGKKQNNNDSQKSRKIKRPACRQLNRKKKTRQIPEITIIDFDRERIDKEYGYGKWTLKGWNISEEFMFIPGNLYRVYVKRPVIRVYDDDDTNDLREVALPVNKLMLRSKVTPSLLAFIMSFKFVLGVPLARLSRVLSYQGINLSKEIMSDWVIKCTDRYLKPVYSEIMRQMACRTYTQIDETYLEVINDGRNAGSKSYIWCHITGEFEEERPLAVFCFELTRSADHLLEFYADLNDGTIHLTSDAYSAYYKLASEKKDHVILGGCFMHLRRRLYKAYEVKFKAVKDKELLEESPEKKCLDMIGDLYSADDDAKELTAKERAKVRDEIERPLVDAYFDYIKSLDISSGTFSEEMEDAVSYSLNHEDAFRVFLDDPMVPIDNGECERKIRNIAMVRNNSLFCYSIGGAETLCIIMTLIETAKSNGCDPHTYLEYLFESSLAHASVDISEYIDEMMPWSSEYQKFEEERFSRPLGKIPDFCTEEPEMPVKADVDTARAERRHAMMTENINSTTSRPAA, encoded by the coding sequence ATGAGTTATGCGGACCTGATTGCGGTTGCTTTAAAATATTATGAAGAGTGCTGCGGATTACGTGCCGAACTGGATGAATTAAAAAACACATTCAGCTACACAGCCGATGAGCTTAAGAAGGTTAAAGCCGAATGCGAAGATCTAGTTATAAGAGTTAACACTCTTAATCATGAGAATACCAGACTTCAGAATCAGACGGATGAGCTCAAAAAGAATCGCTTTGGAAGAAAGTCTGAAAAGATGAATGGCAAAATCCACGATGATGAGTTTAGCGACCCTCTTTCGGAAGAAATGAATGAAAGCGACTGTGATGGTAAAAAACAGAATAATAATGACAGCCAAAAATCCAGGAAAATAAAAAGACCTGCCTGCAGGCAGCTAAACAGGAAAAAGAAGACCAGACAGATACCAGAAATAACGATTATTGACTTTGACAGGGAGCGTATCGATAAAGAATACGGCTACGGCAAATGGACATTAAAAGGCTGGAACATATCCGAAGAATTTATGTTTATTCCAGGAAATCTCTACAGGGTATATGTCAAACGCCCAGTGATCAGAGTCTATGACGATGATGATACTAATGATTTACGCGAAGTGGCACTGCCGGTTAATAAGCTGATGTTAAGGAGCAAGGTTACGCCTTCACTGCTGGCTTTTATCATGTCTTTCAAATTTGTGCTGGGAGTTCCCCTGGCAAGGCTGTCAAGGGTTCTGTCATATCAGGGAATCAACCTGTCAAAAGAGATAATGTCAGACTGGGTCATTAAATGCACTGACAGATATCTAAAGCCAGTCTATAGCGAGATAATGAGACAAATGGCCTGCCGGACATACACCCAGATTGATGAAACCTATCTGGAAGTCATCAATGACGGAAGAAATGCGGGAAGCAAAAGCTACATATGGTGTCATATCACTGGCGAATTTGAAGAAGAGCGGCCGCTGGCAGTCTTCTGCTTCGAGCTGACAAGATCAGCGGATCACCTTCTTGAGTTCTATGCGGATCTTAACGACGGCACAATCCATCTGACATCTGATGCCTACAGCGCCTATTATAAGCTGGCTTCGGAGAAAAAGGATCATGTAATACTCGGCGGGTGCTTTATGCATCTGAGACGCAGACTGTACAAGGCATATGAAGTGAAATTTAAAGCGGTAAAGGATAAAGAGCTTCTTGAGGAAAGCCCCGAAAAAAAGTGTCTCGATATGATCGGTGATCTTTACAGCGCTGATGATGATGCCAAAGAACTTACCGCCAAGGAAAGAGCTAAAGTCCGAGACGAAATCGAAAGACCGCTTGTCGATGCATACTTTGATTATATCAAGTCCCTTGATATCAGCAGCGGCACTTTTAGTGAGGAAATGGAGGATGCGGTGAGCTACAGCCTCAATCATGAGGATGCATTCAGAGTGTTTCTTGATGATCCAATGGTTCCAATCGATAACGGTGAATGCGAACGCAAGATTCGTAATATAGCCATGGTCAGAAACAATAGTCTGTTCTGCTATTCCATCGGCGGCGCTGAAACGCTCTGCATCATTATGACGCTTATTGAAACTGCCAAGTCAAACGGCTGCGATCCGCATACGTATCTGGAATATCTTTTCGAAAGCTCACTTGCCCATGCCAGCGTCGATATTAGCGAATATATCGATGAGATGATGCCCTGGTCAAGCGAATACCAAAAATTCGAGGAAGAGAGGTTCAGCAGACCGTTAGGGAAAATACCAGACTTCTGCACTGAAGAGCCTGAAATGCCAGTTAAAGCTGATGTGGATACTGCAAGAGCTGAAAGACGACACGCAATGATGACAGAAAATATAAATAGCACAACATCCAGGCCAGCGGCTTAA
- a CDS encoding ACT domain-containing protein, with protein MKLELKKIEYNLTVCKIRNTSDIDMTSAFYFIGKTDEEISLVCKTEDTPAKTIERDDGWKGFRIQGTLDFSLIGILSKLSGILAEHKIGIFAVSTYNTDYILVKEENFERALKVLALEGYVIV; from the coding sequence ATGAAATTGGAATTGAAAAAGATAGAGTACAATCTGACTGTTTGTAAGATACGGAATACATCGGATATAGATATGACATCTGCATTTTATTTTATTGGAAAAACGGATGAAGAGATATCCTTGGTTTGTAAAACAGAAGATACTCCGGCTAAGACCATTGAACGGGATGATGGATGGAAAGGCTTTCGCATTCAGGGGACGCTGGATTTTTCTTTGATTGGAATTCTTTCAAAACTGTCAGGTATTCTTGCTGAGCATAAAATAGGCATCTTTGCTGTTTCAACGTATAATACAGACTATATCCTTGTAAAAGAAGAAAACTTTGAAAGGGCATTGAAGGTCTTGGCACTGGAAGGATATGTGATCGTATAA
- the tnpA gene encoding IS66 family insertion sequence element accessory protein TnpA — MIEDQKNSHLTVKKYCDLNHIAESSFYKNKAKLTGGSSKSDRNMHSHFIPAVLTDKMTNMITLKIEIPVLKMCSERL, encoded by the coding sequence ATCATTGAGGATCAGAAAAATAGCCATCTTACTGTTAAAAAGTACTGCGATCTTAATCATATTGCAGAGTCCAGTTTTTATAAGAATAAGGCAAAGCTGACTGGCGGAAGTTCCAAATCTGACAGAAATATGCACAGTCATTTTATCCCTGCAGTGCTGACAGATAAAATGACTAATATGATCACCTTAAAGATTGAAATTCCTGTACTGAAGATGTGCTCAGAAAGATTGTGA
- the tnpB gene encoding IS66 family insertion sequence element accessory protein TnpB (TnpB, as the term is used for proteins encoded by IS66 family insertion elements, is considered an accessory protein, since TnpC, encoded by a neighboring gene, is a DDE family transposase.) codes for MSVLVANCFDMDIMNHSFFIFTNRSCTQIKMLYYDYSDFWLITRKLKKGRFHVKEHEDKNVIEMDKHRLLRLVKKGFPAAIRTH; via the coding sequence CTGTCAGTTCTTGTTGCAAACTGCTTTGATATGGATATCATGAATCACAGTTTTTTTATCTTTACCAACCGCTCATGCACACAGATCAAAATGCTCTATTATGATTACAGCGACTTTTGGCTTATCACCAGGAAGCTTAAGAAAGGACGTTTTCATGTAAAAGAACACGAAGATAAAAATGTCATTGAAATGGATAAACATCGGCTTTTAAGACTGGTTAAGAAAGGCTTTCCAGCAGCTATTCGTACTCATTAA
- a CDS encoding radical SAM mobile pair protein B, whose amino-acid sequence MEEIINGILIREVETKNIMTKSSLPVGGYSVNPYVGCTHACKYCYASFMKRFTGHKEEWGTFLDVKHWPEIKNPKKYAGQRVVIGSVTDGYNPQEEQYGNTRKLLEQLIGSDADILICTKSDLVVRDIDLLKKLGRVTVSWSINTLDENFKNDMDSASSIERRIAAMKQVYESGIRTVCFVSPVFPGITDFEAIFERVKEQCDLFWLENLNLRGGFKKTIMDYIAGKYPDLVPLYDEIYNKHKRSYFEALEVKAEKMDKKYDCAFVDNEMPYGRVPQGHPVIVDYFYHEEIRGTKNTGKRNR is encoded by the coding sequence ATGGAAGAAATAATAAATGGAATCCTCATTCGTGAGGTGGAAACAAAGAACATCATGACTAAGTCTAGTCTGCCGGTAGGCGGTTACTCGGTCAACCCCTATGTGGGCTGTACACATGCCTGCAAGTATTGCTATGCTTCTTTTATGAAGCGCTTTACCGGGCACAAGGAGGAATGGGGCACTTTCCTTGATGTGAAGCATTGGCCGGAAATTAAAAATCCGAAGAAATATGCGGGACAGCGGGTGGTCATCGGTTCTGTGACAGATGGCTACAATCCACAGGAGGAGCAATACGGGAATACCAGAAAACTTCTGGAGCAGCTGATCGGCAGTGACGCAGATATTCTGATCTGCACAAAGTCGGATCTTGTGGTACGGGATATTGATCTGCTGAAGAAGCTTGGACGTGTAACCGTTTCATGGTCGATCAACACACTAGATGAAAATTTCAAGAACGATATGGACTCTGCTTCGAGCATTGAGCGCCGTATCGCTGCTATGAAGCAGGTATATGAATCAGGTATCCGTACAGTCTGTTTCGTATCCCCGGTATTCCCCGGTATCACGGATTTTGAAGCAATCTTTGAGCGGGTAAAGGAGCAGTGTGATCTGTTCTGGCTCGAAAATCTAAATCTTCGAGGCGGTTTCAAAAAGACGATTATGGATTATATCGCCGGAAAATATCCTGATCTTGTACCGCTTTACGATGAGATCTATAACAAGCATAAACGCAGCTACTTTGAAGCACTTGAAGTAAAAGCTGAGAAAATGGATAAGAAGTATGATTGTGCCTTTGTTGATAATGAAATGCCTTATGGCAGAGTCCCACAGGGACATCCGGTGATCGTAGATTATTTCTATCATGAAGAAATCCGTGGGACAAAGAATACCGGAAAAAGAAATCGCTAA
- a CDS encoding radical SAM mobile pair protein A — translation MSICIKDQIQNMNIVIGCTVGCTYCYARNNVKRWRMIDDFAAPEFFPGKLKMMEKKRPQNFLLTGMSDLSGWKPEWRDEVFEKIRENPQHQFLFLTKQPDLLDFDTDLKNAWFGVTVTRKAELWRIDALRENVRAKHYHVTFEPLFDDPGTVDLSGINWIVVGTMTGAQSRKIHTEPEWAWSLADQAHKLSIPVFMKEDLVPIIGDENMIQEMPEEFNKVLEVQKSWKK, via the coding sequence ATGAGTATTTGTATCAAAGATCAGATTCAGAACATGAATATCGTCATTGGCTGCACAGTGGGGTGTACATATTGCTATGCCCGCAACAACGTGAAACGCTGGCGTATGATTGATGACTTCGCTGCTCCTGAATTCTTTCCGGGTAAGCTCAAGATGATGGAAAAGAAACGTCCGCAGAACTTTCTTCTTACCGGCATGAGCGATCTCTCTGGATGGAAGCCGGAATGGAGAGACGAGGTGTTTGAAAAGATCCGTGAAAATCCACAGCATCAGTTCCTGTTCCTTACCAAGCAACCTGATTTGCTGGATTTTGATACCGATCTGAAAAACGCATGGTTTGGCGTTACGGTGACGAGGAAAGCAGAACTGTGGCGTATCGACGCCCTTCGGGAAAACGTCAGAGCAAAACATTACCATGTTACCTTTGAGCCGTTATTCGACGATCCCGGCACAGTTGACCTTTCCGGAATCAATTGGATCGTTGTCGGCACCATGACCGGAGCTCAGAGCAGGAAGATTCATACGGAGCCGGAATGGGCATGGTCTCTGGCGGACCAGGCACATAAGCTAAGCATTCCGGTGTTTATGAAGGAAGACCTTGTCCCTATCATAGGGGATGAAAATATGATTCAGGAAATGCCGGAAGAATTTAATAAAGTGTTAGAGGTACAGAAATCATGGAAGAAATAA
- a CDS encoding ExeA family protein, producing the protein MDVKTFYGFSKMPFRKETTYTKPFESEDVANMTDRLKYLKTIKGIGVFTGPPGSGKTSIVRDYVNKLNRSLYHVIYIAMTTVTATEFLRQVAYGLGLEPKNRKCDLFKQIHETIESLSVDRKVTPVLILDEAQYLHNAILHDIKMLLNFDFDSKNRMILIFVGESGFNGILGKRVHDALRQRIVINYDMQGLQKDEAEDYVQHCLKECGCREPIFAPEAINAAWEIGNGSVRRMNNILEKSLIEGANRKEKPIGTDTILAAQQEVELV; encoded by the coding sequence ATGGATGTGAAGACTTTCTACGGATTTAGTAAAATGCCTTTTCGGAAGGAGACAACATACACTAAACCATTTGAATCCGAGGATGTTGCGAATATGACAGACAGGCTCAAATATCTGAAAACAATTAAAGGAATTGGCGTCTTCACTGGTCCGCCCGGTTCCGGAAAAACATCAATTGTAAGGGATTATGTAAACAAGCTTAACCGATCGCTGTACCATGTTATCTATATTGCCATGACGACAGTAACGGCTACTGAATTTCTTAGACAGGTTGCCTATGGGCTGGGGCTGGAGCCAAAAAACCGCAAGTGTGATCTTTTTAAGCAGATTCACGAGACTATTGAGAGCCTTTCAGTTGACCGCAAAGTAACACCTGTATTGATTCTGGATGAAGCTCAATATTTACATAATGCGATTCTTCATGACATTAAAATGCTTCTCAATTTTGACTTTGACTCAAAGAACAGAATGATTCTTATTTTTGTTGGTGAATCAGGATTTAACGGCATTCTTGGTAAAAGAGTGCATGATGCGCTTAGACAGCGTATTGTGATTAATTACGATATGCAGGGCCTTCAAAAAGATGAGGCTGAAGATTATGTACAGCACTGTCTTAAGGAATGCGGCTGCCGTGAGCCAATCTTTGCCCCTGAAGCTATTAACGCTGCCTGGGAGATTGGAAACGGATCCGTAAGACGGATGAATAACATTCTTGAAAAGTCCCTTATTGAGGGCGCAAATCGCAAGGAAAAGCCTATTGGAACTGATACGATTCTGGCAGCACAGCAGGAGGTTGAATTAGTATGA
- a CDS encoding Mu transposase C-terminal domain-containing protein, translating to MFLHRYKRKVRTDATIRYDNIFYEVPMEYIGESVTLIIDPIDLSKAWIKSAEGAALLPVSVLDRKANRKVKRRQHIKIGGE from the coding sequence ATCTTCCTTCATCGGTATAAAAGAAAGGTGCGCACTGATGCAACTATCCGATACGATAATATCTTTTACGAAGTGCCTATGGAATATATTGGTGAATCAGTAACGCTTATCATTGATCCTATTGATTTATCTAAGGCATGGATTAAGAGCGCAGAAGGAGCAGCGCTGCTTCCCGTCAGCGTTCTTGACCGCAAGGCCAACCGCAAAGTAAAGCGTCGTCAGCACATTAAGATTGGAGGTGAATAG
- a CDS encoding IS66 family transposase, translating into MDSLGTLSVKYDKACKKIGDLKTRLYDCNEELKSKKQKLEYRDNRIAKLKQLCLEKDEMIRNLNDEINRLKDKIEYLNAISNHDSTTVGIPTASTPIGKAKYNSSINSREPTDRKIGGQPGHSKSELGIPDDIDEEIEYVADDATECPKCGSHELVFTGKTKAVYEKTISIKPINLKKVFYQYKCGSCGTTFFLGLKPNERSACHYGTAVQAVGLSLMNTCNVPINKVKTFFEGITNGEISPSEGYLAKLPMIASKKLSEFRIVLKNLMLQRTLVYWDDTVININTKKGCLRFYGDETLSYYTAHEKKDLEGIEEDKVLTLLTEEQKTMHDHNKVNYNAKFKFGNLECNQHLQRDLKKIAIDTKHDELMELKDLISDTIHKRKEAINKGETRFSDEFIENFNKKVNDILNRAEKRNKKDYDAYFGRSEKTLIKRIRDYYDNYFAWVNDFTLPTTNNCAERGLRVVKSHMRSSGQFQNIQNAQYYADAKTYIETCRKNGINEIYAMIRLYEGDPITVKEIFSGEDLS; encoded by the coding sequence ATGGATTCTTTAGGAACACTATCAGTAAAATATGATAAAGCATGCAAAAAGATTGGTGACCTTAAAACAAGACTTTACGATTGTAATGAAGAACTGAAATCCAAAAAACAGAAGCTTGAATACAGGGATAACAGAATCGCAAAATTAAAGCAGCTTTGTCTTGAAAAAGATGAAATGATTAGAAATCTTAATGATGAAATTAACAGACTGAAAGACAAGATTGAATATCTTAATGCCATAAGCAATCATGACTCAACTACCGTTGGTATTCCTACTGCGTCTACTCCTATAGGAAAAGCAAAATATAACTCAAGCATCAATTCCAGAGAGCCTACTGACAGAAAAATTGGAGGTCAGCCAGGACATTCTAAAAGTGAACTCGGTATTCCTGATGATATTGACGAAGAAATTGAATATGTGGCAGATGATGCAACTGAGTGTCCGAAATGTGGTTCTCATGAACTTGTTTTCACCGGCAAAACTAAAGCTGTATATGAGAAAACTATTAGCATCAAGCCTATAAACCTCAAAAAGGTTTTCTATCAATACAAATGCGGAAGCTGCGGGACTACATTTTTTCTTGGCCTGAAGCCTAATGAAAGATCAGCCTGTCACTATGGGACGGCAGTACAGGCCGTTGGCTTATCGCTAATGAATACCTGCAATGTTCCTATTAACAAGGTTAAAACCTTTTTTGAGGGGATCACAAACGGAGAAATAAGTCCGTCAGAAGGCTACCTTGCAAAACTTCCTATGATTGCATCAAAAAAGTTATCTGAGTTCCGTATAGTTTTAAAGAATCTAATGCTCCAAAGAACTCTCGTATATTGGGATGACACTGTTATCAATATTAATACAAAGAAAGGCTGCCTGCGCTTTTACGGAGATGAAACACTCTCATATTATACGGCTCATGAGAAGAAAGATCTTGAAGGGATTGAAGAAGACAAAGTCCTAACACTACTCACTGAAGAGCAAAAAACGATGCATGATCACAATAAAGTGAACTATAACGCTAAATTCAAGTTTGGCAACCTTGAATGCAATCAGCACCTTCAGCGTGACCTCAAAAAAATCGCTATTGATACAAAACATGATGAGCTTATGGAACTGAAAGATCTTATTTCCGATACCATCCACAAACGCAAAGAAGCCATAAACAAGGGAGAGACTCGCTTTAGTGATGAATTTATTGAAAACTTTAACAAAAAAGTTAATGATATACTCAACCGAGCGGAAAAGAGAAACAAAAAAGATTATGATGCATACTTTGGAAGATCCGAGAAGACGCTAATTAAGCGTATACGTGATTATTATGATAATTACTTTGCTTGGGTAAATGATTTCACTCTTCCGACAACCAATAATTGCGCAGAACGCGGACTTAGAGTCGTAAAAAGCCATATGCGATCATCAGGACAGTTCCAAAATATTCAAAACGCTCAGTATTACGCAGATGCCAAAACGTATATAGAAACCTGCAGGAAAAACGGAATAAATGAGATCTATGCAATGATACGACTTTATGAAGGTGATCCAATAACGGTAAAAGAAATATTCTCAGGGGAAGATCTCTCCTGA
- a CDS encoding DDE-type integrase/transposase/recombinase → MKYEDREKIALWKFGYIAPAYNNTHSFSSNAAYFKSLEGKSLRNPVTNSVRTYHKGTFENWLSLYRRFGIEGLMPGQRSDAGTFRVLSDDAQRFIIEQIEKYPRILNTIVRKRLIENKLIDDLTSQSTIDRFVKGYHEKCPKKDEYHDGKDRKAFEFEFANQMWQADTTYLSKIDGRQTYLMMIIDDASRMPVGFEVFFADSGVNFQKVLKNAVKTYGIPSMLLVDNGTPYSNHQLQMICARLGIQLIHAPVRDGAAKGKIEKSFSTLKNSIYYCEDWSQYKSLEDINLRVNEYIYTDYNTKSHGTTETDNEGNLLNARERYLRDADRFIYKDEDEIDQIVTIHSAERLKIE, encoded by the coding sequence CTGGAGGGCAAGAGCTTAAGAAACCCTGTCACTAATTCCGTACGAACGTACCACAAAGGAACCTTTGAAAACTGGCTCTCCCTTTACCGCAGATTTGGAATTGAGGGCCTGATGCCCGGGCAGCGGTCTGATGCAGGTACTTTCAGAGTGCTGAGTGATGATGCACAGCGGTTTATTATTGAACAGATTGAAAAATATCCCCGTATTCTTAACACAATTGTCAGAAAAAGACTGATTGAAAACAAACTGATTGATGATTTAACATCGCAGTCCACTATTGATCGCTTTGTGAAAGGCTATCATGAGAAATGCCCTAAGAAGGATGAATATCATGACGGCAAGGACAGAAAGGCTTTTGAGTTCGAATTCGCTAATCAGATGTGGCAGGCTGATACCACTTATCTTAGTAAGATTGACGGGCGTCAGACTTATCTGATGATGATTATCGATGATGCCTCTAGAATGCCTGTTGGCTTTGAGGTATTCTTCGCGGATAGTGGCGTTAATTTCCAGAAGGTGCTTAAAAATGCCGTAAAGACCTATGGCATTCCGTCCATGCTTCTTGTTGATAATGGAACACCATATTCTAATCATCAGCTTCAGATGATTTGCGCGAGACTTGGCATTCAGCTTATTCATGCGCCTGTCCGTGACGGTGCAGCCAAGGGTAAAATTGAAAAATCATTTAGCACGCTGAAGAATTCCATCTATTACTGCGAGGACTGGAGTCAGTACAAGAGTCTGGAAGATATCAATTTAAGAGTCAACGAGTATATCTATACCGATTATAACACAAAATCCCATGGAACCACTGAAACAGATAATGAAGGAAATCTTCTTAATGCGCGTGAAAGATATTTGAGGGATGCAGATCGCTTCATTTATAAGGACGAGGATGAAATTGATCAGATCGTTACTATTCACAGTGCTGAAAGATTAAAAATTGAATAA